ACAAAGGTTCATTAGCATTAAACACTACGCCGATACGTTGTGTAATAACAGTAGGTTCTTCCTGAGGTGGGGGAGGAGCCACATTTTTGCTGGCAAGCGTGCTGTCCACACGTTTAATACTCGGGTCCAGCACACGCAGGTAAGGTTTCCCCTCCATATAAGTGAAGGTAAACTTCCCTTCCAGATCATCATCCAGCGAGTATCCGTACAAGGCAAGCAGCTTATTCTTTTCCTTGTCCCAGTTACGCAGGGTATCGAAATAATATGGGCCGTGATTATTTAAAAGATTGAGGAACAATGCTGTTTTGTGCTTACAAATGGCATGTTCTGTTTCGTCACAGGTACAGGCGGTGTCAAAGAAACGTTCTTCATTCCGCTGTATGATCAACGGATATTCCTGTCCTTCGTATTTAATAGTCGCCTCGACCTTCTCATCTTTCGCAACGGTGACCTTGACGTTTTTTGCCGGTTTGGCTATTTTCTCAGCTTCCGCAAATATTTCACTGGAAGTCAGTAGTTTAAGTGATTTCAGGTCGATGAACTTCATCTTCACCAGCGTATGTTGCTGATTGTATTGAGTATCGAAGCTCTCGAAATGATTCTTATCCAGCATTTCCTGCAACTGGAACATCGCTGCGGCTTCATGCCGGCAGATGTCTCCCAGATTATAGGGGCACTGGCAACGAACGGACATAATGCTCGTCTCGTGATACTTGTTAATTGAAACGCGATAATAATTCGCATGGGTATCGCTCTTTACCCGGAAAGTGGCTGATTTCAAAACGGGATCAGCTTCCAACAACTCCACACCACCAGTCGCAAAGATGCGCTTCCCCCTACGGATTACCTCATCGGTTCCGTTATTATAAACGTATTTCAGCAACTGGGGCAGCGACATAGTTTCATATTGCCCGGTTTATTTACCAGCCTGGGTTAAAACGCTAAAATATTTAGCAGCTGATGAAAAGGCAATTCACAAAAGTACGCAGAAAAATCCTAAAAAGCTACAGCGCCAGTAGCGTATACACTACATGCCATCACTTCCAGAAACAAACACTTTAAGAAAAGAAATTATCTGCAGTTATTCTGCAGCTATAAGCTCTCCATTGCGGTAAATAGGCAGGACGTTCGCTCCATCCGGAGTGAGACAATACTCGATGTCTTTTTCCAGTCCGAATTTCGCCAGCCGTTTATAATGAGAGGCCTGTTTCATTACTTCATGGATACTGTCTTTTGAAGTAACGTATAATGTCTCCGCAGCAATTGCTGAATCACAATCTACCGAGAAATGTTTCCCGATACGGTTCACCACCGCCCCTGCAAACAGGGTGTCTTCCATATTCACACGATCTTTCCAGCCCGCACAACCAAGTATAACCGGTTTGCCCTGTGAGATCAGATAATCACATACCGCTGATATGTTCGGAAAAGAACCAGTAATGATCTCTATCGCATCCTTAGCCATATGCAACAGCTTGGTTCCATTTGTGGTAGTGAGTACCAATGTCTTATCCTGAATAAAAGTTTTTGGGTATTCAAAGGGGGAGTTACCATGCAGCAAACCTTCCGCGATCCGTCCGTCTCTTTCGCCAGCGGTAATGGCGCTTTCTCCCAGCTGTTCTCCAATGCTGATACACTCCGGCACAGAAGCTACGGGTATCACACGGGCGGCGCCATTATACAATACCGTACAAATCGTAGATGTTGCTCTCAACACATCAATAATCACCACTATACTGTTCTTTACATCATACAAATGCAACAATGCCGGTGATAAACATACTTCCAGTCTCGGTTTCAGCTCTTCCATATTATATCAGTTAGGAATTAAAAAATCAGGAATTAGAAATGGAAGCCATAAAATGAGGGATCTCTCACCAATTCTTCATTCCTAATTCCTGATTCATAATTTTTCAGTCTAGTATTACTCTCCACTTTTCTGTCTCAGCATAGTCTTTAATTACGCTGTTCCGCAATCTCACCAGTTCAGTCATGTACTTATGCAGGAAGAACCGCTCAAACATGCGGCCTAACCAGCCATAGGGCGTTCCAAATTCCATTATATCAATTGCAACAGTGCCATTACCTATCTCCTTAAAATGATGCTCATGTTTCATATAGGTGAAGTCACCGGACACCATTTCATCACAGAAATACTCTGTTTTGCGCATGGCCGTGATCCGGGTAGTGAGTTGACGCAACTTACCCAGGTATTTCGCCTGCCAGGTGACCGTCTCATCCATCTCAATAAGACCATTTGAACGGCCTGTGATCTTTCCCTCCTGCATATGCGCCATACTGCGCTTATGCACTGTTATGCTCCTGCTCAGGTCAAAGACCCGATCCAAAGGAGCATGAATTACCGTCGTAACATGAATCGTGGGCATAGAATAATAGATATGGTTTTTTGCAATTTAAGCTAACTTAACTTAAAAACGGCACCTTTACAACTCTGGCTTTCAGTAATTTATCCCTTACGGCAATGAAAATTTCCGAATCCTGTGCTGAAAACTCCGTTTTAACATACCCAAGACCAACTGCTTTCTGCATGGATGGGGACTGCGTACCTGAAGTCACTTTACCGATCACTTCACCTGCAGCATTTTTAATTTCATAGTCATGGCGGGGAATACCCTTGTCGACCATTTCAAATCCTACCAGCTTACGGGTTACACCAGCAGCTTTCTGCTGCTCAAATGTAGCGCGGGAAGTAAAATCTTTAGTGAATTTGGTGATCCAACCCAGTCCTGCCTCCATTGGAGAGGTGGTGTCATCAATATCATTACCATATAGGCAGAATCCCATTTCCAGGCGCAGGGTATCACGTGCAGCCAGGCCAATTGGCTTCAGCCCTTTAGGCGTGCCTACTTCGAAAATGGCATCCCAGATCTTATCTGCAGCACCATCTTTCTCATCAAAATAGATCTCGATACCACCAGCGCCTGTGTAACCGGTAGCACTGATCAGTACGTTTGGTACACCTGCAAATTCACCTTTTGCAAAAGTGTAGTATTTCAGGTTCACCAGTTCCACATCCGTCAGTGGCTGCAAAATGCTCGCCGCATTTGGACCCTGGATAGCCAGCAGACAGGTTTTATCAGAAATGTTGTGCATTTCCACACCTTTTGTATTGAACTTGCTGATCCAGTTCCAGTCCTTTTCAATGTTGCTGGCATTCACTACCAGCATATAAACCTTGTTCTCTTCAATGCAGTATACCAGCAAATCATCCACAATACCCCCTTCCTCATTAGGCAGGCAGCTATATTGTGCCTTTCCGGCAGTGAGCTTGGAAGCGTCATTGCTCGTTACCCGCTGAATCAGGTCCAGCGCATTCTCTCCCTTCAGGATGAACTCACCCATATGGCTTACATCAAACACCCCTGCATTATTCCTGACTGCCAGGTGTTCTTCATTAATACCGGTGTAGGAAATAGGCATATTATACCCTGCAAAAGGAGCCATCTTAGCGCCCAGCGCTACGTGTTTGTGTGTAAATGGTGTGTTCTTCATAATTAACTAATGATCGGTTCTGTTTTGGGTATGCTTTTAGGTTTAAGTTTTGTTTAAGCCCCGCAAAAATAGGCTGATTTTCCAAATTAGCTGGTTATTTAGTGATTTTGGTGCAATAATTGCCTCCCGGTAACCAACATCCTCCGGTATTTAACCTCTCCGGAATGGTGTATGAACAACCTGGAGCCAGCACTTGTTATAGCAGTTGATACATTCGTTGCTAACCAGCTACTTAGATACGTATCTTTGCAAAACAAAAAACCTTGTCTGCCGGCTTATCCGTAGACGCTAAAATCAACAACTGTGAAGCACATCGCATGCCTCTTGGCACTGTTATTACCCTTTACTACGCAACTATATGCTCAGAAAAAGGCTGACCGTAAAACCCTGGGCAACCTTCAAACCCATATCACCTTCCTCGCCAGCGATAAACTGGAAGGCCGCCGTACTGGTACCCCAGGCGAACTGCTGGCTGCTGAATATATAGCTTCCCAGATGAAACTGGCCGGTCTCACTCCTGCGGGCGACAGTGGATTCCTGCAGGTATTCCCGGTAAGTGAAGGCAGGATAATTGCCTCGTCCTCTTTCCTCCATGTCAATAAACTTACACTCCGTGCTGGTGAACAATTTATCCCCCTTCCGTTCAGTGCACAGAAACATGTTAAAGGAGACGTGCTGGCGGATGTAAATGAACCAGATAACATCTGGCTCTTTAACGTGAAAGACTTTGAAATGTCTCCCCATGCTGACCCACTCGAAATATACCGTCAGAACGCCCGGGAAGCAGCCAAAGCAGGCGCTACCGGTGTCATCTTTTATAATGGCACAGAGACCGAAGAAGAGGTAAAGAAATGGATGTCTCTCTCCGTAGCGCCCCTTACCATTCCGGTTATGTGGGTCAACAGTGAAATGAGCAAAGTCCTGGACGATGCTGAAGATCTCCTGATCGACATGCGGGTCGACTTTGCCGCTGACAGGCGTACGGGTATAAACGTTGTAGGACATATAGACAATAAAGCACCTCATACCATCGTCATCGGTGCTCACTTTGACCATCTCGGGTATGGCGAAGACCATAACTCAATGGCTCCCAACGACAAAACCATTCATCACGGTGCGGACGACAACGCCAGCGGAACAGCTGCCCTGCTCGAACTGGCCAGACAATTAAAAGCTTCCCACCTCCAGAACTATAACTACCTGTTTGTTGCCTTTTCCGGTGAAGAACTGGGACTGTTCGGATCAAAATATTTCACTGACCATAGTGCTGTGCCAGCTGCATCCTTCAATTATATGATCAATATGGATATGATCGGCAGACTGGACCCTGCCAAGGGACTGGAAGTAGGAGGGATCGGCACCTCTCCGGAATGGCCCGCATTACTGAAACAAAGCGTACCTGCCGACATCCGTACGACATACGATTCTTCCGGTACAGGGCCTTCCGACCATACCTCTTTCTACCTTAAAAATGTACCTGTACTGTTCTTCTTTACTGGTACACACAGCGACTACCATAAGCCTTCCGATGAGGCAACCAAGATCAACTATGAAGGGGAACTGGCTGTCATGAAGGTGGTATATACGCTTGTAGAAAAGACCAATGACATGGGTAAACTGGCCTTTACCAAAACCCGTGATAAACAAACAAGAACCAACACCCGTTTTACGGTAACCTTAGGTATCATGCCGGATTATACCTGGCAAAAACCAGGAGTAAGGGTGGATGGCGTATCAGATAATAAACCAGCCAGCAAAGCCGGCGTACTGACAAATGATGTGATAGTCGAACTGGGTACACACACCATTGTTAACCTGGAAGACTACATGCAGGCGCTTGCTTCCTTTAAAAAAGGAGACAAAACCACCGTGAAAGTCAGGAGAGAAGACGCTGAAAAAGTATTTGATATCCAATTCTGACCGTTTTATAATATCTTGCACCCCTTAATATCGTTGTATGAAGCCTGTTTTATTCATATTAGGTCTGGCAATATGTAGTCTTTCGTGTAATCAGACACGTAAAGGCAACGAGGACACTTCTAACTACGATATCATCACTGAGAAAAGCTATGTCGTGCGTGAAGTGAAACCTGCTACGGGAGACCCTGAAACGGATTCTATCCTCCAGCGTAAGCAGGTACTGACTTCTTACCTGGAACGTAAAGGTTTTGTGCGCCACGTAGCGGCAAAAGAAATACTGATGTTCCGCAGGAATAACAGACAGGAAGTGGTCATAGACCTGCCAGCTCCGGCTACTGCCGCAGCTGCAAATGTGATCATCATATTTGATCCGATGAAAAATCCCCTGTTCATTAATTTGAAAAAAGACACAACACAGGTGGAACACTATATTAACATGTAGGTATATGCCGGCAAACACCATCACCGGCTATAATTTTTAAAACTGCATTTGGAACCTAAACAAAACATAAGACTATGTGTGGATGCGGTAGTCTTCGGCTACACCGCCAAGGAAAGTATATCCGTACTCCTCATCAAACGCACCATCCCACCCTTTATGCACCGCTGGGCACTGCCCGGAGGCTTTGTTATTGACGGCGAAACACTGGAAGAAGCAGTCACCCGTGAATTGCAGACAGAAGCCGGCGTGCATATCAACTATCTCGAACAATTATACACCTTCGGTCAGCCGGAAAGAGACCCCCGTGGCAGAATAGTATCTGTCGCCTACTTTGGTCTGGTCAATCCGACTAACTTTA
The DNA window shown above is from Chitinophaga agri and carries:
- a CDS encoding 2-phosphosulfolactate phosphatase, yielding MEELKPRLEVCLSPALLHLYDVKNSIVVIIDVLRATSTICTVLYNGAARVIPVASVPECISIGEQLGESAITAGERDGRIAEGLLHGNSPFEYPKTFIQDKTLVLTTTNGTKLLHMAKDAIEIITGSFPNISAVCDYLISQGKPVILGCAGWKDRVNMEDTLFAGAVVNRIGKHFSVDCDSAIAAETLYVTSKDSIHEVMKQASHYKRLAKFGLEKDIEYCLTPDGANVLPIYRNGELIAAE
- a CDS encoding SRPBCC family protein — encoded protein: MPTIHVTTVIHAPLDRVFDLSRSITVHKRSMAHMQEGKITGRSNGLIEMDETVTWQAKYLGKLRQLTTRITAMRKTEYFCDEMVSGDFTYMKHEHHFKEIGNGTVAIDIMEFGTPYGWLGRMFERFFLHKYMTELVRLRNSVIKDYAETEKWRVILD
- the gcvT gene encoding glycine cleavage system aminomethyltransferase GcvT; this encodes MKNTPFTHKHVALGAKMAPFAGYNMPISYTGINEEHLAVRNNAGVFDVSHMGEFILKGENALDLIQRVTSNDASKLTAGKAQYSCLPNEEGGIVDDLLVYCIEENKVYMLVVNASNIEKDWNWISKFNTKGVEMHNISDKTCLLAIQGPNAASILQPLTDVELVNLKYYTFAKGEFAGVPNVLISATGYTGAGGIEIYFDEKDGAADKIWDAIFEVGTPKGLKPIGLAARDTLRLEMGFCLYGNDIDDTTSPMEAGLGWITKFTKDFTSRATFEQQKAAGVTRKLVGFEMVDKGIPRHDYEIKNAAGEVIGKVTSGTQSPSMQKAVGLGYVKTEFSAQDSEIFIAVRDKLLKARVVKVPFLS
- a CDS encoding M20/M25/M40 family metallo-hydrolase, whose amino-acid sequence is MKHIACLLALLLPFTTQLYAQKKADRKTLGNLQTHITFLASDKLEGRRTGTPGELLAAEYIASQMKLAGLTPAGDSGFLQVFPVSEGRIIASSSFLHVNKLTLRAGEQFIPLPFSAQKHVKGDVLADVNEPDNIWLFNVKDFEMSPHADPLEIYRQNAREAAKAGATGVIFYNGTETEEEVKKWMSLSVAPLTIPVMWVNSEMSKVLDDAEDLLIDMRVDFAADRRTGINVVGHIDNKAPHTIVIGAHFDHLGYGEDHNSMAPNDKTIHHGADDNASGTAALLELARQLKASHLQNYNYLFVAFSGEELGLFGSKYFTDHSAVPAASFNYMINMDMIGRLDPAKGLEVGGIGTSPEWPALLKQSVPADIRTTYDSSGTGPSDHTSFYLKNVPVLFFFTGTHSDYHKPSDEATKINYEGELAVMKVVYTLVEKTNDMGKLAFTKTRDKQTRTNTRFTVTLGIMPDYTWQKPGVRVDGVSDNKPASKAGVLTNDVIVELGTHTIVNLEDYMQALASFKKGDKTTVKVRREDAEKVFDIQF